GTGCCGGCGGTGCTGCAAAGACAGATGCGGGCAGCAGGAGCCCCAGACATACGACCAGCAGGGAAAGTATCTGCATGAACAACCTCCTGAAAGTGAGCTTAACCTGAATAAGTATACCAGAAATATGTGCTGTGTCTTGATCTGGTACTATGCATCGAATGCGTTGCTGTATTGACGTTTTTTGTCAGTTTGCCCGCTGCAGAACAGAGGTGCGGTTTCTGGCCTGTGAGATAACTAGCTGTATTGTATGTCTCGCAGCGCTAATCTGCATCATCATGCAACGATTGCCATGTATCTTGCAAAGGAGATGCAGCAGCAATGAACGTATGTTCTGAGGAGGTTTACCATGGCTATGATTCGTGTCTCCTGCCCTCACTGCTCCTTCAGTCGTGATGTGCTGGATAGCCAGTTGCCGGATCAGCCGACAAAGGCTACCTGCCCTAAATGCAAGAAAAGTTTTGATTTTTTTAAGGGTGCCGTTCCTTCTTCACCCTCTTTTGAGGTTGAAGGTATGTCAGCGTAACGCCAGCGTTGTAAGAGGCGCTACGCACAAACAGCATCCAATGTCCTTCGGATGCTGTTTGTTGTGTCAAAAGTTATCAGACAGACACCTTAACGTGCTGCAGATGCCTTAACCTGTTGCTCCATCAGACTTGCCATCTGTTCAAGTGGCGCTTTTTGAACTTCTTTGCCGTTGTGGTAAAACAGCACCAACCGGAAATCACCTGCCAGGGCGCGGTTCGCCACATCATCAGGGGTAAAGGTGGTGCGCCCCAGCGATTTTTTGGTGGGCCACTCCACCCCACTGTAGGTCAGATAGACCAGCTTTGAGCAGTAGACCCGCTCCTTTGATTCCACATCAAAATTGAAATCATACGGTTTCCCCACCTGCCGCAATGATTGCAGGA
Above is a window of Trichlorobacter lovleyi SZ DNA encoding:
- a CDS encoding zinc-ribbon domain-containing protein, with product MAMIRVSCPHCSFSRDVLDSQLPDQPTKATCPKCKKSFDFFKGAVPSSPSFEVEGMSA